AAGGCCATTAGCCTCCACCCCAGAAACACTGAGGTCTTTCATATGcggatctttctctctctctctctctctctctctctttctctctctctcacacacacacacacacacacacacacacacacacacacacacgcccactTCCTCCCCGGGACACTGAGATTTCTGGGGCCCTGGATACCTCAATTCTCCTGACAGGCAGGGTCTGCTAATCCCCTCAATTCCCTTCTTGAGCCTCCCAAGAGGATGGAGGAGGCCTAGGATGAGTAATCCCATCAAAACCTCCTAAGGCTGGAGACCTTAAATGGGGAGAGTGGGCCAGGTGGGGAGCCACTTCTGTTCCAGTGGGTCAGGGCTGGAGGCTCGCTGGGGCATTCTCTATGCCCAGATACCGTGGCTGAGTGACAGGTCATCACTAGCACCAAGGCCTGGTGATGGGTGGACAAAGGGGCTTGGCTGTCCCTCCCACACTAGCCTCAGAGTCCTGTGGCTGGGAGTAGAGCTGGAGGCTGATTTCAACTAAGCTGGGCCAGAGTCTCCAGGGAGTCCTACTCTATCAGAATCATAGACCAAAGTAGGAGCAAATCAGCCCCTACCCCTAATGCCAACTGAACAAATGTACCCTAGTCTCCCTCTAATTTAGGTTTTATATGAACTGAATCCCTAACCCAGCTCTACACCAAACACTAATCTTGGCTGAACCTTATTTCCAGGACAATCACAAATTTTAACTAAAAGCATCCAACACTAAGAAAACCCTACTCCTAATTCAGGCCTAACCTTAACTCAGCTCTTGATCTAGCTTTCCTCTAACCCCAAACCTAGTCCTATTGGCACTGTGCTTCTACAccaaccctaacccaaaccctgaACCAGCCTTGGGTGACCTGCAGAAGGTGTGTACTTCTGGAGATATAaaattttgtacatttaaaaaaattgtggagaGAAAGAGTCCATGGTTTTCATTAGGTTCTCAAAGAAGTTTGTGAATCAAAAAATGTTAAGAACCTCTGCCCTGATCACCCTAACATAGCCCAGTTCAAATCCCAATATCCTTGAGTAGTTCTGACCGTAATCCATCTCTAATCTAGCCCTAACATTAACCCAGTCCTAACACCATTCTAGCACCTAAACCAGTGCTAACTCTGCCCGATACTGAGAACCCTACTGCAGAGAGCTAATGTTGCAGCCCTTTCCTACCTAAGCCAATTGCTCTTTCCCCACTAGTCCCAACCTCTGGCCCCCCATAGCTTCCTCTGCTTGCTGGGCTCCCCTGCTGAGGGATCCGGAGTTCTTGGCTTTGAGCCAGGCCCTGACGTTGTAGTAGGACCTGGCTCTCCTTACTGGTCTGGGACACCTGCTTACTGTCTGCTCAATTTCTGCAGCCTCCTCCCTGGGCATGCGATCCAGGAAGTCATCGTAATGCTTCAGGCCAATGGCCTGCTGGGTAGTCAGAGAGGCCTGGTTTCGGATGTCTTCTAGGTTCCGGAAACCCTGAGAAAATAGCCAGATGGGAAGGCTATGAGGATCCAGGACCAATGAAGAGGCAGTGAATAAGCACACACACAAGGCTTCCATCACCCCCAGACTCCAAGGAAAGCCTGAGGCAGGACCAACCCCAGGAGCGGTTGGGTCTGTAATCAGTGGGACTTGGGAAAGGCAGGGGGCATGGAAGACACACCTCAGTCCAGCCCTGCCATAATCCTAAAACACTGGTTCATGACTCCATCGATCTGGGGGTGATTCTGGGCATTGCTgggtttgggaaccactgttctGGATACTCAGCCCAGAGGCCTGGTCTCCTCAGGAAGGCCCCTGCTGTTCTAGGGGACAGATCTTGTCTCTGCCTACACCACAGATTAAGCCTCAACGATACCAAGCAACAGGGCAGTTCTGAGAGCCAAGAGAGGGATCTGCATGGGCCCTGGTCCCTTTGAGAAGTGGTCTCTCTATAGTCTGGGTTCATTCTCATCAAAGCACAGCGTAACAGGACTGTGGGACAGGAGCTCTAAGATACAGTAAAACTGAAGTGGGGGCTGGGACAGGGTGTGACCTGATGGTACCACATCTGGGCAGTCTTGGTTCCAGCTCCCCAGATGTTAGAGAAGAGCTCTAAGACAGGCACGCTTTCACTGATGTAGTCCAGCTTCCGCAGATGCCCGCTCTCCAGGATCTCTACGATCTTTTCAGCCATCCGCTTTCCAATTCCGGAGATACTGAAGGCCTCCTAGAGGAAGGGcaggcagaggcaggaaggaaacTGACTCCTTTAGCAGATGTCTGAGTAAAAGCCAGTATGGCCGGTGGGCAAATGATAGCTGTATAAAGCTTGGGCAGAGTTGAAGATAAGAAGTTTGGATGGAATGGGCTGGGAAACTTATCTGCTGGTTCCCAGAGGGATGGAGGTCAGCACAGGAAGCAGAGGAAAGGCAATAATGACGATACTAGTCACCACTGCCATCATAACAGTGGAGCTAATATTTATGAGGCTTTACCCTGTATCAGGTCCTGCATTACAGGGGTCATCTCATTAAGTCCTCATGGGAATACTGTGTCTGTTACTATTCTTAGTCCCTTTTTACttttgaggaaactgatgctcagagggTTTAAGTAACTTACTTTAGGCAAGTTACAGTTAGTGAATGATGGGAACCAGAATTCAAACTCTGGTCTGTTCAGAgcctgaacttttaaaaaactttttattatggaaaaaattCCTAAGGAGAGAGAACAGTATACTGGACCCCaagtacccatcacccagcttttATAATTATCAAGATTTTGACAAGCCGCTTTCATTAAtctccccattttttttcttttgtgcaaGTCCCGAACATCAGAGAATCTTAATCACTCCACCTGATCCCCACTTGTGACTGGTGCTTCCACCGACCTCTGGCCAGTAAAGAAAagacccccccagccccccacataCCCTCCCCTGACCCCCAGGTACCTGGTAGGAGGTGACAGGCTTGTGGAAGCTCTTGAGGGCATTAATGGCCTTGGCATAGCCCAGGGCTCTCCACTTGTCCCCCTGAACACTGTAGGCTTTGGCCAGCACTTCCAGCTTCTCTGTGATGTGGCGGTTGTAGTTGGTCGCCTTCTGGCTCGAAGGCTGTGCACAGACCCACTTATCCAGGCCCTCAGGGGCTGGGCTAGGCTCACCATCTCCCTCAAGGGGGGTTGGGTAGCGGCCGCTGATCAGGGCTTCCAGATCAGCTGCGCCAACCTGGGTCTCTTCCCCATCACTGCTTTCACCACCAGAGCCGGGCTTGACAtagggaaggagaagagacaatAAGTTCATGCCCCCCATGAGGAGGGCTCCTCAGAGGTGGGGGCTGAGTTTCCTAGTCAGACCCAAGAAGGACGCTAGGTCTTCTGCAGCAGATTTGGGTTCCATGTCGCTCCCCTTAGGGCCCAGCCCTGGGATCCCCAGTGATATGTGGTGGATATGGCCTGGGCAAATGCAGGAGTGATGACTGTTGAGAAGAGTTAAATGGCTTCACAGTAAAGAGAGCCCTCCTCTCTCAGGGGCCTGGGACATTCTGAACAACCATCAGGCTCTCCCTGTTTCTGTGATCTAGTTCCCAGGAGAAGAGAGCTGTGGGGCCTGGGAGGCTCCTCACCTGTGCTTGGAGGCTTGCGACTtcctctgccctccaggaaggAGATACAGGTCTGGTgcgaggaggggaaggagagagggctgTCCTGAGCTGAGCCTCACTAGCTCCAGGAGGAGTCGAAGAGTCTTGGTCTGCTTTGCTGAGCTGTGCTTGATCCAGGTACCTGCAGGATGGTGATGGGAGGTTAAGACACCAAAGTCTCACGCTATCTCTGTTCCCAATCCTTCTCTACTCTGAAATCATGGTTTTTTAATGTGTCCAATTAAGACGATGAGAGTTTAATAGCTCAAGAAAACATCTGAGGAAAGACTAGGACCAGCCTACCTCTTGGGGATGAAGATGCTGAATCCTGCTGTGTCCACGAGTCTTCTCTCCTGTAGGCACGAGCTCAGCCAGGCTGACTTCACCAGCTGAGCACCTGGGGGCAGCCAGGGCAGTCTAAGGAGGCGGAGGGCTCGCTCACAGTCCATGCCTTCATCCACCACAATGTGAGTGACCCCTGGGGCGTGGGCAGGGCATATATGGCCACCATGCTGGACAATCTGCTTCTCAAAGAGTTCTGCCCGGGCTCGCCCAATGCCAGTGGGTACAACATGCGCCCGCACGGAGCTCAGCCACTCTGTGGAGAGGACATCCAGATACCTACTGTCATACTTTCAGACATGATCCCAATGAACCCTTCACAGTCCCCTCCCCCCAATCGTTTTCCTCCACCCAGACAGCCTGCCTTCTGGGGATTCCATCACAGGCATACAGTTAATTTCCTATGGGCCATCACTTGATGTAAGGGGCAAGGATTCTGATACGTCCTGTTCCCTGATAtaacctagaacagtgtctggcaccttGTAGTTACCCTGTAAATCACTTCATTtgatcatttattctttcaacacaTATTAGTAGACacttactatgtatcaggcacaAAGCACATGTTTTGCCATTATAAGCCTCACAGTCTAATagattcccctcccccaacccagcccaccaTGTAAGCTTTTGCCATCTATTTGTCAATTTGGCTGCAAAATAACTTGTAAGTCTGGGGACCTAAGAAGGATCCCCTCCCCGCAGCAGCAGGCAACCTCCTAGAGAGCAAATGATTCTGCCAGTCATTTCCTTAGGGACCAGGgagtattttctgatttatggAGGTCTCAGGGTGGGGTAGAAGATAAAACAGCAAGTCGCCTGTCAAAGACTGGGGACCAAGCCTAGGACAAGGCAGGTAAAAACAAACCTGCAGGCTCTGGGCGGACAGAGTCAACTGCAATATCTGATTCTGGGCATGAACGAAGTAAGAAGCCTCAGGCTCAAACACATGAGGGTTCTGAGGCTGGGtccactcacctcctgcttctTCTCCGTCTTCCCTCTTGGGAATCTTTGCAAGTGCTTTTGATGATGGATTGGTATGAATTTTCTTCCGCTTGGGAAATGCCTTCAAGATGCCCCTGGAGTCCATTGAGGTATGGAGCCTGGCCTTTCTGTTGGAGGGTTGATCAGGGCAGCTGTCATGTGGAAACCCAGAACTGAGGCCCCCCAACCCCTTTGACTATGAAGGTGGGGTCTCTACTGACCAGGCCTTGGGGACAGTAGCCAAGTTCCCAGGAGCCTCCCAAAACCCAACTGAACTTGGGTGGTTTAGCCTAGCTCTATACTCACCACTTTCAGAGTACTGGGGAAAATAAGGGGAAGAGTGGAACTATTGGGGGAACTTTTGATGGGTACCAAACGATATCATTCCTCAGGGAGTTGCTCTGAAGATTAAGTGTGCAGTGTCTGCTCCTGCTGCATCCCACTTCCAAAAGGCTTTATCAAAACGAGATGCCAGGCTAGGAATGGAGCTCCATCTTTAGGAAGGACTTGGGCTCCCAAAATGAGTGGGGACTCGGGGGGACCTGTATATAATCTTTCTCTACCCCCATCACACACCCGCAGATGGCAGGTGGAGATtaggaggcggggtgggggaacGCCCTGCACCTGCCCTGGTCTCGGACCTCTCAGCACGGGGGGAGCGCAGGCCCGCAGCTGCAGGGAAATGCACGACTGCAGCAGGTGTGGGGCGCCTTCCCGGATTGGGGGAGTCTCGGCCTCACAGTTGGGGGTGAAGACGCTGGCAGGTGTGAGGCACCCGCCGCGAACGCAGCTGGCGCGCGCCCGGGACTCCCCCAGCTGGGGGCCAGGCGAAGGATGGACTGTCTGGATCCTGCCCTGAaggctcctccccactccccaggtTAGTTGCCGGATGGGGTCAACTTCAGGCCGGACGGGTCACCAGGTGTGGGCAGGAGTAAATTACTTACCAGAGCAGCCAATGAGAGCAGACGAAGGGCGTGAGGGGTTGCGGGGTGGGAACACGCAAATGTCCAGAACTTCTTCCGGGTCATCCGGAAGTGACCCTAGGCGGAAACGGTTGCCATGGCAGCGGCCGGGCACGCGGCTGAGCTGAGGGAAGATGGCGGTGACGGGTTGGCTGGAGAGTCTGCGGGCGGCAGAGAAGACGGCGCTGCTGCAGGACGGTAACTCGAGGCACCCCGCGAGCACCCTCGTCCTTTCCCCCAGCGTCCGGCCCTCCGCTCTGGCGCCTCCGGGAAGGGCCTCAGCCCAGGACGGCAGGGCTGGAAGGTCGCGGCCTCCCTCTAGGGCAGTTACTgcatttgcaaatgaggaaactgaggcccagagagatgaggTGACTGGAACACACGTCTCTGGACACCCTAGTTTCCTGGACACCACCTCACTCCGCTCTGAGTTTTGTtactaataaataataattctttTCACGTTCACCGTCATTTGCTCCTCACCGCTGTCCCGAGAGGTGGTtttgaccccattttacagaagaggaaactgaaatcCAGGATTTTAGATCGGCCCCAGCTCCCCGAGTCAGTCAGTGGTACAACTGAATCTTGACCTGGGATGAACCTCAGTCTGGAGGTTCTGTTGCTGAAAGCAGCCTGGTAtcacagaaaggcaggacacctGGGCTCTAGTTAACGACTCTGCCTTTAATTTACCGTGGGCTTCCCAGTCGGCCTCTTTACTTGTTtgaacctcattttcctcatctgtaaaatgaggtggaTGGATTACCTGTGTTGTCTCTGAGGTCCTTTCCAGCTGTAATGTTATCTTTGTAAGTGAACCTCTAAATGTTCCCTGGGTCTTTAGAGGAGACAAAGCAACCCCCTACCCCCACCTCGTGCTGGTCCTGGAAGAGGTGGGCACAGAGGTATGGATGGAGTTCGGACTTTCTTCCACCC
This window of the Orcinus orca chromosome 14, mOrcOrc1.1, whole genome shotgun sequence genome carries:
- the POLL gene encoding DNA polymerase lambda isoform X1, which encodes MDSRGILKAFPKRKKIHTNPSSKALAKIPKREDGEEAGEWLSSVRAHVVPTGIGRARAELFEKQIVQHGGHICPAHAPGVTHIVVDEGMDCERALRLLRLPWLPPGAQLVKSAWLSSCLQERRLVDTAGFSIFIPKRYLDQAQLSKADQDSSTPPGASEAQLRTALSPSPPRTRPVSPSWRAEEVASLQAQPGSGGESSDGEETQVGAADLEALISGRYPTPLEGDGEPSPAPEGLDKWVCAQPSSQKATNYNRHITEKLEVLAKAYSVQGDKWRALGYAKAINALKSFHKPVTSYQEAFSISGIGKRMAEKIVEILESGHLRKLDYISESVPVLELFSNIWGAGTKTAQMWYHQGFRNLEDIRNQASLTTQQAIGLKHYDDFLDRMPREEAAEIEQTVREAAQAFNPGLLCVACGSYRRGKATCGDVDVLVTHPDGRSHQGIFSRLLDSLRQRGFLTDDLVSQEENGQQQKYLGVCQLPGPGRRHRRLDIIVVPYSEFACALLYFTGSAHFNRSMRALAKTKGMSLSEHALSTAVVRDTQGLKVGLGQVLPTPTEKDVFRLLGLPYREPAERDW
- the POLL gene encoding DNA polymerase lambda isoform X3, giving the protein MDSRGILKAFPKRKKIHTNPSSKALAKIPKREDGEEAGEWLSSVRAHVVPTGIGRARAELFEKQIVQHGGHICPAHAPGVTHIVVDEGMDCERALRLLRLPWLPPGAQLVKSAWLSSCLQERRLVDTAGFSIFIPKRYLDQAQLSKADQDSSTPPGASEAQLRTALSPSPPRTRPVSPSWRAEEVASLQAQPGSGGESSDGEETQVGAADLEALISGRYPTPLEGDGEPSPAPEGLDKWVCAQPSSQKATNYNRHITEKLEVLAKAYSVQGDKWRALGYAKAINALKSFHKPVTSYQEAFSISGIGKRMAEKIVEILESGHLRKLDYISESVPVLELFSNIWGAGTKTAQMWYHQGFRNLEDIRNQASLTTQQAIGLKHYDDFLDRMPREEAAEIEQTVREAAQAFNPGLLCVACGSYRRGKATCGDVDVLVTHPDGRSHQGIFSRLLDSLRQREKDTDLERARSPSK
- the POLL gene encoding DNA polymerase lambda isoform X2, encoding MDSRGILKAFPKRKKIHTNPSSKALAKIPKREDGEEAGEWLSSVRAHVVPTGIGRARAELFEKQIVQHGGHICPAHAPGVTHIVVDEGMDCERALRLLRLPWLPPGAQLVKSAWLSSCLQERRLVDTAGFSIFIPKRYLDQAQLSKADQDSSTPPGASEAQLRTALSPSPPRTRPVSPSWRAEEVASLQAQPGSGGESSDGEETQVGAADLEALISGRYPTPLEGDGEPSPAPEGLDKWVCAQPSSQKATNYNRHITEKLEVLAKAYSVQGDKWRALGYAKAINALKSFHKPVTSYQGFRNLEDIRNQASLTTQQAIGLKHYDDFLDRMPREEAAEIEQTVREAAQAFNPGLLCVACGSYRRGKATCGDVDVLVTHPDGRSHQGIFSRLLDSLRQRGFLTDDLVSQEENGQQQKYLGVCQLPGPGRRHRRLDIIVVPYSEFACALLYFTGSAHFNRSMRALAKTKGMSLSEHALSTAVVRDTQGLKVGLGQVLPTPTEKDVFRLLGLPYREPAERDW